The genome window GCCAATGACAGGCAAACCCCTTCGTGCCCTTGGTGCCTCCTTTGTGTCTTGGTGTTTCACCTCCCCAAGCCGGTCCACTGTCTCAAAGCGGACTTGGCCAGAAGCCGCAGGGCCATCCCTTTCGTCACCTTGGGCCGCGTCTCCCAGACCCGGTAGTCGATCCGCTCGATCTCCCGCAGGATCTGGAGTCCCCCCTGGATGAAGAGGTCGATGTCGATCTTCAGCCGGCCCGGCATCCGGTCGACGAGCGGGAGCCCCTCGGTCAGGAAACCCTGGGCCCGGTCGACTTCGAACCGCATCAGTTCCAGGAACGCGGGGGTCGTCCGGCGCTGCCGCAGGTCTTCGTCGGGGTAGCCGAAGCGGAGGCGGTCTTCGCGCGGCAGATAGATCCGCGGGATGTCGAGGTCGCGGGCGACGTCCTGCCAGAAGTTCGCCAGTTGCAGCCCGGTGCAGACGGAGTCCGACCAGCGGACGTTCTCGTCCGTCACGCGCTCGCACAGATGGAGGACGATCCGGCCCACCGGATCGGCGCTGCGGCGGCAGTAGTCCTGGAGTTGGGGGAACGTCTCGTAGTCCGTGACGAGCTGGTCCTGCTGGAAGGCGGAGATGAGGTCCGCGAACGGCGTCATCGGGATGTCGAAGCGGCGGATCGTCGGGAGGAGGGCGATGAAGACCCAGTGCCGTGGCTCGCCTGCGTAGCAGGCTTCGAGTTCCTGTTGCCACCAGCCGAGGAGTTCGCGGGCCCGTTCGGGGGTGCCGGCGTCGTCTCCGAGGTCGTCCGCCCAGCGGCAGAAGGCGTAGACGTTGTAGAACGGTTGTCGAAGGTCGCGCGGGAGGGCCCAGGAGACCACCGGGAAGTTCTCGTAGTGTCCCAGCGCCAATTGTCGCGCGGCGGCTTCGGCCTCGGCGTGGGTCAGGGGAGCGATGGCACCGCGTCGCCAGGCATCGGCTTGATCGGCGAGCGACACGGGGGACAAGTTCCGGGCGGAGCGAGGGGATGGGGACCGGCGGCCGGGCCACCGATCGAGGCGAGCGGCATGCTATCGAGATTCGCGAGTCGCCGCCGCATCAAACGCGTCCTTGCCGGCACGACTCCGATAGCTCAAACCCAACGTGCGACGGCAGCCGGGGTCAAGGGGGTCTCACCCCCTTGCCGCCGGAGGCACTTCCATGAGGAACCGTGGTAAGCAACGGACGTCCCCTTTGTGGGACCCGCGTTGAGGACTCCACACTCGCGTTGCACTCCCCGCGGGTCGGTGAGGGGGCATACGACGCGATGTCCGCGCTTGGACACTCACTCTTTCAGACATCTCTCGACGGCCAGGCCTCCGGCGGGCAAAGGGGCGTTGCCCCTCTGCACTCCCCACCAGGGTGCCCCTGGACCCGGTCGATGAGCAGCGATTGCTCGTTCCATCGAAAGCTCGAACACCGCCCCCGCCCGAACGGACTCCGCCACCTCAATCCCAGCGTGCGACGGCCACCCGGTCCAGCGGGACCCTGGCTAAAAATCGACCTGGCAACGCATCGCAAAGAGATCCGTCCCCGTCTTCCCGAAAAACGCCGGATTGTTCGGCGCATTCGCAATCGTGTACGTGTTCGGCGTCGTGTTCGCCACCGAATGAACATAGTTGAACACGATCTTCGTATACGGGTTCCAGAACCAGTTGATCCCCGCCGTGAAGTCCGTCACCTCGCCACCGCGGTAAGCGGGAAGCAGATCGTTGTTCAGATTGAGGTACGAGACCCGCGCCGCAAGCTCCCACGCCCCGATCCCCGGGTTGCCGCAGGTGTCGCAGAACGCCAGGTTCGTCTTCGGAATCACCCGGTCGATCGCCCCCGCCTTGCGGTCGTACGGCCGATGCTCACCCGTCAGGAAGTAACCCGCCTGCACATACCCGCCCGGCAGAACCGCCGTCGGTCCCCCCGCCTGATCGACGAAGTTCAACATCCCTTCCGACTGCAGCGAGAACGGCCCTTCCACCCACAGCAGCTCGGACCCCAGGACGTTGTAGCAGCTCGCAATGATCGTCGCGGTCTGAGCAAAGAAAGGGGTCCCGTTGATCGGTCCCGTCGGCACCGGCGCTCCGCTGGTCCCGCCGGCGGCGGTCGTGGCGTTCTGGCCGATGAACAGCTCGGGGATTGTCCGGAAGGCGATGCGGCTGTCGTTGGGAGCGCTGAAGTAGTGCCCCACCCCCAGGTGCAGATACTCCTTCCCCTCGCACTCCCAGTGCGGGAGAAACGTGACGCGTTCGGCGGTTCCGATTCCCCCTCCGGTCGCGATCGACCCGCCGAGCTGGTCCTGGCCGGCGGCGAACACCGAGGCCGCCCAGGTCATGCTCAGGTCTTCCGAGTGGTCGTAGAACCCGACCCCCAGGTGGCGGAACGGCGTAAAGGGGACGAAGAGGAGCGAACGCTCCATGAAGGTCGTGTACCGGTAGCTGCTGACCACTTCGAGACTGAACGGCTGCTTCCACTGCCCGATGCGGACGTTGCCGAAAAGAGGGACATCCGTCTGCTCGACCCACATGTCGGTGATCGTCGGACGGCCGAAGGCCCCGAAGTCCACCTGCATGAGGTAGTTCGTGTGCTCAGTGACCGACCCCTTGGCAGAGAGACGGGCCCGGCGGATGTCGGCCCCGTTCTTGATCCGCCCGAACTCCTCCAGGCTCGCGGCATCCTGGTGGAAGAACCCGGTGTCGGCCTGGAGAGCCCCGTTGACGACGACGTTGGGATAGGTCTTCTTGCTGCCCTTGTCGGTCAGCGCTTTGATCGCCTTCTCGAGGGTCGAGAGCTGCTGCTGCTGGGCGGCGTTGGTCGCGTCGAGGAACGACCCTTCGACGGGCGGCTCCACCGCGAAGGTCTCCATGGACCCCTGATCTTCCACCGCTTCGATCGCCTGCAGCCGCTGGGTCGCTTCGTTCCGGATCGAGCTGCGGAGCTCCTGGTTGTCCGCTTCAAGCTGCTCGATTCGCCGGCGGAGGTCGTCGATCGGATCGACCTCCTGCGTGATCTCCGGGGCCGGCTCCTGAGCCAGCACCGATCCGCCGCAGCAGGCGGCGAGCAACAGGCCGATTCGGCCCCATCGGGCGCAACTCGAGAGTCGGGCCCAGGTCGAAAACGGCGAGACTCCTGCCATGCTGCCTGCTCCGTCGGCGGTTCCTGTGAGCCATCCTGTCTCACGCCAGCAAAAGAACTATCGTCGCACGGGGCCGAGGGATTGCGTGCCAGTTACCGCGTTGTAATCTGCAAGTTCGGACTCAGCGGCATAACCGGCGCATCTTGCCAGCCTTGCCAGGCAGGACCCCCGCGACATGGATTTCCCGCAAGGGGCGGATTCCGGCTGGAGAGGTTGCAGTCCTGGGACAGCCGCGACGTCGCCGTCCAGCTTTCGGGCGATCATCCGACCCCAGACGCGCGTTCAGGCCAAGGCCAAAACAGATCAGGCCAGTGCGGAAATCATGATCGCCGCCGCCGCGGAGACGTTGAGCGATGTGACCCCGCCCGGCGTGCCGCGAGGGGTCAGCCGGCACATCTCGTCGCAATGCTCCGCGACGAGCCGCCGCAGGCCGCTCTCTTCATTGCCGACGACCATCAGCCACTTGCGGTCGCGGTCGAC of Planctomyces sp. SH-PL14 contains these proteins:
- the hpnC gene encoding squalene synthase HpnC; this encodes MSLADQADAWRRGAIAPLTHAEAEAAARQLALGHYENFPVVSWALPRDLRQPFYNVYAFCRWADDLGDDAGTPERARELLGWWQQELEACYAGEPRHWVFIALLPTIRRFDIPMTPFADLISAFQQDQLVTDYETFPQLQDYCRRSADPVGRIVLHLCERVTDENVRWSDSVCTGLQLANFWQDVARDLDIPRIYLPREDRLRFGYPDEDLRQRRTTPAFLELMRFEVDRAQGFLTEGLPLVDRMPGRLKIDIDLFIQGGLQILREIERIDYRVWETRPKVTKGMALRLLAKSALRQWTGLGR
- a CDS encoding OprO/OprP family phosphate-selective porin is translated as MAGVSPFSTWARLSSCARWGRIGLLLAACCGGSVLAQEPAPEITQEVDPIDDLRRRIEQLEADNQELRSSIRNEATQRLQAIEAVEDQGSMETFAVEPPVEGSFLDATNAAQQQQLSTLEKAIKALTDKGSKKTYPNVVVNGALQADTGFFHQDAASLEEFGRIKNGADIRRARLSAKGSVTEHTNYLMQVDFGAFGRPTITDMWVEQTDVPLFGNVRIGQWKQPFSLEVVSSYRYTTFMERSLLFVPFTPFRHLGVGFYDHSEDLSMTWAASVFAAGQDQLGGSIATGGGIGTAERVTFLPHWECEGKEYLHLGVGHYFSAPNDSRIAFRTIPELFIGQNATTAAGGTSGAPVPTGPINGTPFFAQTATIIASCYNVLGSELLWVEGPFSLQSEGMLNFVDQAGGPTAVLPGGYVQAGYFLTGEHRPYDRKAGAIDRVIPKTNLAFCDTCGNPGIGAWELAARVSYLNLNNDLLPAYRGGEVTDFTAGINWFWNPYTKIVFNYVHSVANTTPNTYTIANAPNNPAFFGKTGTDLFAMRCQVDF